The following nucleotide sequence is from Methylocystis iwaonis.
AGTTCAACGTAAGAGCCCGAAACAGGCTGGCGCTGCCTCTATGCCGGACACCGTCTGGACCGTAAGCAGGTATCGTCCAGACTGATCGTGGAGCAACATCACTCCCCACTTTTGATGTCGTCTGAGCGCTTTCGACACTTGAACGGCAGTTCACTTGTGTTCGCCTTCCTGTTCCACACCTGACGCCTCGTGGCGCCTTTTCCGTGACGCTCACGACCCGGGCTTTTGACCCACGCCGCTCACGGTGGTTTGCCACCTGCTCCCGCAAGCCGATGGCGAGGGACCTACCCTCATCGCTTACGCCGCTTGCTGCGGCACACTGATGTCCGTCGCCCAGACCTGGTTCGGCCGTTCGATCTTCACCCCGCGCAGCGGATACGGGTAAATTTTGTGTCCCCGCGCGGGTTTGCTCGTGTTCGGCCGACGATTAGATCGCCTCGATTCCCATCGGCTTCATCAGCGTCGCGACATGCCGGCGGCCCGCGGCGACGCCCTCGCGCCGCAGCAGATCGTGCAGCATCCGTGCGCCGGCGAAGGGATGTTCTAGATGCAATTCGTCGAGGCGGCGCATCAGCTTCTGGTCCTCGGCGGAAACCGGCCGCGGCTTATAGTAGACGGAGCTGCGGGCGACCCCCAGCGCCTTCGCCTGCCGGGCGATCGAAAGATCGTGATCGCGGTCGATCATCTTTTTGCGCTCAGCAATCCCGCTTTTGTGAGCGCGCCGGACAATAAATCGTTCTCCAGCGTTCGCCGTTCTTCGTGACCTGCCCCTTCAAATCGACGGCAGCTTCCTTCGGCTCAACCTTATCTTGCCCGAAAACGCCCGCCACGCCTTCCAGCAACTGGCTTCTCCACGTCGTAATCTGGTTCGGGTGGACGTCGAACTGCTGCGCCAGCTCGGCCAACGTCTTCTCGCCCTTGATGGCGGCCAACGCCACCTTCGCCTTGAACGCCGGAGAATGCGTCCGGCGGCTTCTCTTCGTCATCGAATGTTCCTGATTCGCGGAGAGAATCCTCGCCACCGTCAGGCAGAAAATCCACTCATGCTACTGTCCGAATTTGCGAGGTCAGCTCTCCGCAGGGCGACAAGCCATCGAGCGCGTGTTATGCCGATTGAAAGACTTCAGGCGCATCGCCACACGCTATAATAGGAGCGAGGCCAATTTCCTCGCCGCCGTCTGCATCGCGGCCACCGTCAGCTACTGGTTATGAGTCTGGACCCTAGTGCCAACGCCACAAGTATGCTAAGAAAAAACACGCTTTTCCCTTGGCCACGAACATTGTTGAGGACGCTCATGGATGATTACGCGTTACATGCTCAATCTGTGTCGTTCTCCGCACTCGAAAATCAGCACGGCGCGAACCCGAAATCAGGTGATTACTGGGGTGAGCATTACTACAAGCCTTATTTAGAAAGTGTTTTCCGAACTTCTTCAAGTACAGACTTTCAATTTGCACGCATTGCGGATCTTTTGGCTTCAAACCCTCTGCAATCCGCCCGCATTCTATGCATTGGAGCAGGTGAGTGTTTGGAAGAGATAGCGATCTGTAAACGGCTTGTATCTGCCGGTTACAACAACGTTAGATTCGAATGTGTTGACATTGCAGAAGGCGCGATTGCTAGAGCAAGAGAAAACGCAGAACGTCACGGGCTGTCACGAAATTTTGTCTTTAATATTGGCAAAAATGAGTTGATACTGAATGGGTACGCGGAGGTTGTTATTGCAAACCAATGTCTTCACCACTTCACAGACTTAGAGACTTTGTTCGATAAAATCAGCGAAATTATTGGAATCTCGGGAATCTTTTTGACGAATGATACGATCGGGCGCAACGGGCATATGTTATGGCCTGAAGCGCTTGCCGTCGTAGATAAGATTTGGGCGATCCTTCCAGACAAATACAAACACAATAGATGTCTGAATAGATTCGAGAAAATTTATGGAAACTGGGATAATTCTCGAGAAAATAATGAAGGTATTCGTGCTCAAGATATATTACCAGAATTAATCAACCGCTTCAAATTTGAGTACTTTTTTGCCGGAGGAAATATTGGGTTTGCTCTATTCGGTCGTCATTTTGGGGATAATTTTGATCCCGCTGATCCAGTCGACCGGGATTACATTGATATGATCGGTCGATTAGATTTTGATTTAATTAACATAGGCTATCTGAAGCCTTGCCTGATGGTTGCATGCCTATCTAACCGTCCGGATGTGGCGACTCTTCATTATTCTCATTGGACGCCGGATTTCTGCGTTCGTAAAGAGAGCCCGTTCGACAGCTTGCTTCACAAGGCTGCATTCAATTTAGGCGACACACTGCATTTCGTCGAGCGGGCGCCAGCAGCCCAGTGCTTAGTAGAAGGATGGTCCTCCCCGGAGGAAACCGGTGTCTGGTCTAATGCCCCTCGCTCTCTGGTCGATATTCCGTTAATCGAAACGCTTCAGCCAGGCCCGATTCGTCTTGAAGTTAGCGGCCTGCAATACATGCCGCGCGGCACTCCTCTTGGCCGCGTTAGGGTGAGGATCCAGGGTCGGCCCGCAGGAGAGGTAGTGTTTGGCAGCCATATTGATGGCGCTCTGACGATGAGCACCCTCGTGACGAAGTTAGAAACGGCAACATCGTTGATACGGGTCGAATTTCAATATGACTGGTGCGTTTCGCCGTCGGCCATGGGCCAAGGTACTGAATTGCGCCGTCTCGCGCTTCGATTGGTGTTCATGCGCCTGAGCATCGTCGCTTCCTCATAGGGCCGGCTGACTATAAGCTTCGGCTAATAGAGTTGGCCCGGGTTGATCGGGACTGTCAGGAATCTTGTGTGCAGGGCCGGTTGATAACCATGCCCCTGGGGAAGCGTCCTTCGAACATGATCGCAAACTGGTTTTTCGCCTCGCATCATTCGCGCGGCGGCATTTTCCATTCTCCGGCGACCTGGCGCAAGACGAGATAGAGCAGGTTCATGGCGGAGTCATCGGTCGGAAAATGCCCCCTTGTGCGTATGGCGCGTCGCAATTTGGAAGGCGAAAAACGGGATGACCTGCGCCCAGTTCCTGCGCCATCCTTGCGCGATCAAGGGGTATTTCTTGCCCCAAGGGCCGGCGTCGGCGTCTTTGGCGCGGTAGACCTTTTTTCAGCTCCGCGGCGATGACGCGCCG
It contains:
- a CDS encoding class I SAM-dependent methyltransferase, encoding MDDYALHAQSVSFSALENQHGANPKSGDYWGEHYYKPYLESVFRTSSSTDFQFARIADLLASNPLQSARILCIGAGECLEEIAICKRLVSAGYNNVRFECVDIAEGAIARARENAERHGLSRNFVFNIGKNELILNGYAEVVIANQCLHHFTDLETLFDKISEIIGISGIFLTNDTIGRNGHMLWPEALAVVDKIWAILPDKYKHNRCLNRFEKIYGNWDNSRENNEGIRAQDILPELINRFKFEYFFAGGNIGFALFGRHFGDNFDPADPVDRDYIDMIGRLDFDLINIGYLKPCLMVACLSNRPDVATLHYSHWTPDFCVRKESPFDSLLHKAAFNLGDTLHFVERAPAAQCLVEGWSSPEETGVWSNAPRSLVDIPLIETLQPGPIRLEVSGLQYMPRGTPLGRVRVRIQGRPAGEVVFGSHIDGALTMSTLVTKLETATSLIRVEFQYDWCVSPSAMGQGTELRRLALRLVFMRLSIVASS